The DNA window GACTGTGAGCGACAAAACGCCCATCGCATAGTTTTCAGTCATCCACATCTCACGACGAACCGCGACTTGGAAATTGGGAGGTTTGGGACAGCCAGGGCAACTTCGCCGATTGTAGGGTTTGCAGCGACCATTCGTCGTCTTATCGGGTGGGGTCAACCCGCCATCCATTCACCTATGTGCGCCCCGACGAACGCGTCATCGCTGAGGTGCGGGTAGGCGGCAACGACGCGGTCGATCTCTTCCCTTTGCCCCACTCCCAGACCCTCGCGCTCGTCGAGACACCAGACCCCGGCGAGTAGTCCCTGGCGGCGGAGCACTTCGTGAATGCCGGCGATACAACCGGCAAAGCCGTTGGCCGCATCGAAGAACGCCGAGTTGCAGTCGGTCACTTCGACATTACGGGCAAGCAGCGATTGCCCCGTCACCGCTGCCTCACCTGCCGGAGCGACCACCGCCTGGTGGCAATCGTTCAGCAGTTCCACGGCTCGCCGCGTCCAGCAGGCCCAGTGACCCAGAAGTCCTCCCACGATCCGTCGTTCGACTGTTCGCCCGTTCGTACGGAATCGGTAGGGGGTCAACAGGTCGATCACGATGTTGTCGTCGTTGCCGGTGTACAGGGCGATGTCGTCGCGGCCGGCATCGACGACGGCGCGGACGACATCGATCGTCTGATACCGATTGAACGGCGCGATCTTGATCGCAACGACCCCTGGTATCTCGGCGAACCTTCTCCAGAACGAATAACCCAGCGGCCGTCCGCCCGCCGCCGTCTGAAGATGGAACCCGACGATAGGCAGAATCTCGGCGACGCTCCGGCAGTGCCGGATCAGTTCGTCATCGCTGGCGCCCGCAAAGGCCGACAGGCTCAGCAGTACCGCGTGGTACCCGAGGTCGCGCGAAAGTGATGCCTCGCCGACGGCTTGAGCCGTCTTACCGACGACCCCGGCGATGCGTACGAGCGGAGCCTCGCCGGTAACAACCCGTCGGAGGTCTCCCCGGGACATCTCCTCTGCTGCAATGGTGAGGACCGGCTTGTAGAGGCCGATTGCAGGATCGCGAATCACAAACTGCGTGGTATGGACGCCCACGGCCATTCCGCCAGCCCCGGCGGCAATGTAATACCGGGCTAATGCCCGCTGGCGTCGTTCGTCTAACTGACGAGCGGCGTTCAGCGCAAGTGGATGGGCCGGGATGACAATCCCGCGTTTCAGCGCAGCCAGTGCGGCAGGGTGCATATCGCGCTATGATCCGCTGTGTCGGCACGTCACTCAACGCGCGGCTGGTGCAGACCGCCGCGCCGTCGTTGCTCCTGGTGTCGCAGAACCTGTCGGTGTCTATGCCCCAGCCGCGGCGAAACCTCACGCCCGAAGGCATCCGCGTGGTCTTTGCGGTGTGGGCCCTTGCCCTTGTGCTGGCAACGGCATTGGCGTTCGCGGCGGGACTGCTCCAGTACTGGCGCATCGATCGAGCAATGTGCCTCGCCGCCGCCGACCGCCAGCTCGACGACCTCAACGAACGTATCGTCCCCCTCTTTGACCGGCGGCAGTCCGTCATTGAAAGTGAACTTCTCAACGGCAAGCCGTTCGTCGGCGACGCCGCGTACTCCAGCGGCGCTGCCGAACCATTCGCCGAGCCCGAGGCCCGTGGCCTGTTCCGGTTCGCCGCGCCGCCGGGTCCGGCCACGCAGACCGGGGTGACGTCGGTCGTCCGGGGCCGGGTTGACGCTGCCGACATCTCGCCGCAGTTTGCCGGCTGGACTCTGCGGCTCAAGTTCGTCAACGGCCGGCTGGCGGGCGCTTCGGCGCATAACCCGACGCGCGCCGAATTGATCCGACCGATCTCCGGCGGTCGCCCGATACAACGGGCCGCTGAGTGGATGGTGGTCATCAGTGGCGCGATTGCGATTCTGTGCCTGATCGCTGCCGGGCCGGTGGGAGATCGCTGGCGGCGGCAGGTGGCTGCAACAGGGCTGGCGGCCGGTGTACTGGTCGTCGTCGCGGCATGCCTGCACACGTCCCCTTCGAGCAGGCCCGCGCTCCATCAGCCTTCGACCCTTGCCGCCTGG is part of the Humisphaera borealis genome and encodes:
- a CDS encoding dihydrodipicolinate synthase family protein — its product is MHPAALAALKRGIVIPAHPLALNAARQLDERRQRALARYYIAAGAGGMAVGVHTTQFVIRDPAIGLYKPVLTIAAEEMSRGDLRRVVTGEAPLVRIAGVVGKTAQAVGEASLSRDLGYHAVLLSLSAFAGASDDELIRHCRSVAEILPIVGFHLQTAAGGRPLGYSFWRRFAEIPGVVAIKIAPFNRYQTIDVVRAVVDAGRDDIALYTGNDDNIVIDLLTPYRFRTNGRTVERRIVGGLLGHWACWTRRAVELLNDCHQAVVAPAGEAAVTGQSLLARNVEVTDCNSAFFDAANGFAGCIAGIHEVLRRQGLLAGVWCLDEREGLGVGQREEIDRVVAAYPHLSDDAFVGAHIGEWMAG